The Pseudodesulfovibrio sp. S3 nucleotide sequence CATGATCGTCGACCTGCCCGTGGGCACCCTCGTCTATGAACTCATCGAGGACGAGGACGGCAACGTCCGTGAAGAACTCATCGCCGACCTGGTGGAAGACGGCACCGAGATCGTCATCTGCAAGGGCGGACGCGGCGGACGCGGCAACCTGCACTTCAAGTCCTCCACCAACCGCACCCCGCGCTATGCCGAACCCGGCCTGCCGGGCGAGGAAAAGCAGATCCGCCTGGAGCTGAAAATCCTGGCCGACGTGGGACTGCTCGGCCTGCCCTCTGCGGGCAAGTCCACCTTTATCGCCCAGATTTCCGCTGCCCGTCCCAAAATCGCGGCCTACCCGTTCACCACCCTTGTCCCCAACCTCGGGGTCATCGAGAACGACGACTTCGAGCGCATGGTCATCGCCGACATTCCCGGACTCATCGAAGGGGCATCCGAAGGACGCGGCCTGGGCATCACCTTTCTCAAGCACGTGGAACGCACCCGCTTTCTGGTGCACATCCTGGCTGCCGAGGACGTGAACCGCGAAAACCCCATCGACGGCTACGACATGCTCAATCAGGAGCTGCGCGAGTACAACGCCGAGATCGCCGAAAAGCCCCAAATCAAGGTCATCAACAAGATCGACACCCTGTCTGAAGAGGACCTGGCCGACATCAAGGCCAAGATCGAGGCAACCGGGGAAAAGGTCTTCTTCATCTCCGCACTTCACGGAGACGGAGTGGACGCGCTGCTTGACGAAATGTGGAAGCAGCGCGCCGCAATGGCCGGGGAATAACCCCGGTCCGTCACATCTCGGCCTTGTCCCGCTCCGCAAAGACTTCCTTGGCCGTGAACAGGGCATTCAGGGCCGCCGGGAACCCGGCATAGACCGTCAACTGGATGAAGCACTCGACGATTTCCTCCCGGGTCCAGCCCACATTGAGCGCGCCGTTGATATGCACCTTGAGTTGGGGAGCGCATGCTCCCTTGGCCGCCAGGGCCGAGATGGTCACCAACTCCCTCTCCTTGAGACCGAGTTGCGGCCTGGAATAGATGTCCCCGAAGGCATATTCCACCATGAGCCTGCCCAGGTCCGGGGCCACCTCTTCCAGGGAAGCCACCACCTGATCGCCCAGTTCGCCATCCACCCGGCGCAACATCTCCATTCCGCGTTCAAACCGTTCGTTGTCCATGACAACCTCCTTTTTCACCACTGTGGTCATGGAATCTTGAGACGTCCAATATTGCTTTTCATGCCCTGTGATATGATTTAAGTATCAGCAATGAACACCCGACAGATGCACTATTTTCTGGCTGTTGCCGAGACCCTGCATTTCCGCAAGGCGGCCGAACGGCTGCACATGTCCCAACCGCCACTGTCCCAACAGATATCGGCCCTGGAAGAGGATCTCGGAGTCAAGTTGTTCATCCGCGACCGACGTTCTGTCCGCCTGACCGAGGCCGGTCAGTGCCTGCTCAATGACGTCCGCCTTATCTTGGGGTCCATAGAAACTGCGCGCCGGCAGGCCGTGGACACCGGCCTGGGACGCATCGGCAGGCTGCGCATCGGGTTCATCGGCCCGGCCATAGACGGTCCGTTGGGCCATGACCTCAAGAAATTCAGCCGGACGCAGCCCGGCATCGCTCTGGACCTGCACGAAAAATCCACGCCGGAGTTAGTCAACTTGGTCAGGGAACAGGGTCTGGATATGGGAGTGGTTCGGCGCATGGAGGTGCCCCCTGTCGAACTGGAGTGCCTGCCCTACCACCGGGAAGAATACGTGCTGGCCGTGCCTGCAACCCATTCTCTGGCCGGGAAGCCGCTCATAGAGCCGCACATGCTGGACAATGAACCGCTGATCATGTTCCCCCGGCAGCTCAACCCCATGCTGTTCGATGCCTGGGCAGCCCTCCTGGCCGGGGCCGGGGCACACATGCACGTGGCCCAGGAAGTGATCACCAAACACGCCACCGTGGCCCTGGTGGCGGCTGGACTGGGCATCTCGCCCGTGCCGCGATCCACAGCCGAAACAGGCCGAAGGGATGTTGCCTTCATCCCCTTTACAGGGAACACGCCGCTGCTGGAATTCCAGACAATCGTCCGGCAAGGGCCTCATTCACCGCCCGTCAAGGCCTTTCTGGAACACCTCGCTGAAAGCAGAGACTACCCAACAGGCGCATAGCGGACGACACTGTCCATAAGTCCGGCCTCCAGGCCACCGCGCACGGACTTGTACATTTCGTAAACCGAATCCATGGTCAGATCGAACTCTTCACCCATGGAACGGGCAGCGGCATGGGCGTCGGGGTCGGCCTCGTCCAGACCGCCCTGATAGAAAACATTCAAACCGTCCCTGCC carries:
- the obgE gene encoding GTPase ObgE, whose amino-acid sequence is MKFVDEATIKVASGKGGNGCASLRREANVPKGGPDGGDGGKGGDLIFRGSERLMTLYDFRLKRHYGARNGEQGMGRDRYGKAADDMIVDLPVGTLVYELIEDEDGNVREELIADLVEDGTEIVICKGGRGGRGNLHFKSSTNRTPRYAEPGLPGEEKQIRLELKILADVGLLGLPSAGKSTFIAQISAARPKIAAYPFTTLVPNLGVIENDDFERMVIADIPGLIEGASEGRGLGITFLKHVERTRFLVHILAAEDVNRENPIDGYDMLNQELREYNAEIAEKPQIKVINKIDTLSEEDLADIKAKIEATGEKVFFISALHGDGVDALLDEMWKQRAAMAGE
- a CDS encoding carboxymuconolactone decarboxylase family protein codes for the protein MDNERFERGMEMLRRVDGELGDQVVASLEEVAPDLGRLMVEYAFGDIYSRPQLGLKERELVTISALAAKGACAPQLKVHINGALNVGWTREEIVECFIQLTVYAGFPAALNALFTAKEVFAERDKAEM
- a CDS encoding LysR substrate-binding domain-containing protein; translation: MNTRQMHYFLAVAETLHFRKAAERLHMSQPPLSQQISALEEDLGVKLFIRDRRSVRLTEAGQCLLNDVRLILGSIETARRQAVDTGLGRIGRLRIGFIGPAIDGPLGHDLKKFSRTQPGIALDLHEKSTPELVNLVREQGLDMGVVRRMEVPPVELECLPYHREEYVLAVPATHSLAGKPLIEPHMLDNEPLIMFPRQLNPMLFDAWAALLAGAGAHMHVAQEVITKHATVALVAAGLGISPVPRSTAETGRRDVAFIPFTGNTPLLEFQTIVRQGPHSPPVKAFLEHLAESRDYPTGA